One segment of Candidatus Binatia bacterium DNA contains the following:
- a CDS encoding bifunctional oligoribonuclease/PAP phosphatase NrnA has product MKYLAICEDDLLFQFMRKVATKRGEVLFLVEDAEAARRIRRRGGSSQWGDLTKESTYEKARLDQVGQVILFIRDRVLREQVYLLLRTFNPELPILSLSSGEDPTGAQKDSLLRQLPLEDMFEEFCAPQLLDAINRRRVDKIRSLFKEKDKIHILLQHDPDPDAIGSALALRELLGRNRATTPIVTFGEVTRPENLAMIRLLEIQIDRITYEDLHQDGARLALVDVQPPYFQQRLGRVDLVVDHHPKRAPFSARFSDLRTNYGATSTIFTDYLRAAGMEPSQRLATALLYGIKTDTLFLERGSHIVDVEAFTFLYPFANRALITKMERPALPREDLEALGRALTRLQLNDGVAVIHMGEVKREDVIPQMAEFSLQIEGVEWGIVSGLSGDRVVISARNVGYVKSAGDIMKRLFDDIGSAGGHRAMAKAVIPVERFKEKFGEVSEKAIRDAIVPLITQREEETGRG; this is encoded by the coding sequence ATGAAATATCTCGCCATCTGTGAAGACGATCTGCTCTTCCAATTCATGCGCAAGGTCGCAACCAAGCGAGGAGAGGTCCTCTTTCTGGTCGAGGACGCGGAAGCCGCCCGGCGCATCAGACGCCGCGGCGGTAGCAGCCAGTGGGGTGATCTCACAAAAGAATCGACTTACGAGAAGGCCCGCCTCGACCAGGTCGGCCAGGTTATCCTTTTTATCCGGGATCGTGTTCTGCGAGAACAGGTTTACCTGCTTCTGAGAACGTTCAACCCGGAACTCCCCATCCTCTCCCTTTCCTCCGGTGAAGACCCCACCGGAGCGCAGAAGGACTCTTTGCTGCGGCAACTCCCGCTCGAAGACATGTTCGAGGAATTTTGCGCCCCTCAACTGCTCGACGCCATCAACCGCCGCCGGGTGGACAAAATCCGCTCGCTGTTCAAGGAAAAAGACAAGATCCATATTCTCTTGCAGCACGATCCCGACCCGGACGCGATCGGCAGCGCGCTGGCGCTCCGCGAGCTTTTGGGCCGAAACCGGGCGACGACTCCGATCGTCACTTTCGGCGAGGTCACGCGTCCGGAAAATCTCGCCATGATCCGGCTTTTAGAAATTCAAATCGACCGAATCACCTACGAAGACCTGCACCAGGACGGCGCCAGGCTCGCTCTCGTCGACGTGCAGCCGCCCTATTTTCAGCAGCGACTCGGCAGAGTCGATCTGGTGGTGGACCATCACCCCAAGCGCGCGCCGTTTTCCGCCCGCTTCTCCGACCTCAGAACCAACTACGGCGCGACCTCGACGATCTTCACCGACTATCTCCGCGCCGCGGGCATGGAGCCGTCGCAGAGACTCGCAACCGCCCTGCTTTACGGGATCAAGACCGACACGCTGTTTTTGGAACGCGGCAGCCACATCGTAGACGTCGAGGCGTTCACGTTCCTCTACCCGTTCGCGAACCGCGCTTTGATCACCAAAATGGAGCGGCCGGCGTTGCCGCGCGAAGACCTCGAAGCTTTGGGCCGGGCTCTCACCCGCCTGCAACTGAACGACGGCGTCGCGGTCATCCACATGGGCGAGGTCAAGCGCGAAGACGTGATTCCGCAGATGGCGGAGTTTTCGCTGCAGATCGAGGGCGTCGAGTGGGGCATCGTCTCGGGCCTTTCCGGCGACCGGGTCGTGATCTCGGCGCGAAACGTCGGTTACGTCAAGAGCGCGGGCGATATCATGAAGCGGCTGTTCGACGACATCGGCAGCGCCGGAGGCCATCGGGCCATGGCGAAGGCGGTCATTCCAGTCGAGCGCTTCAAGGAAAAGTTCGGCGAAGTCAGCGAAAAGGCGATTCGGGACGCGATCGTTCCCCTGATCACCCAACGCGAAGAGGAGACGGGCCGCGGCTGA